A genomic segment from Gossypium hirsutum isolate 1008001.06 chromosome D04, Gossypium_hirsutum_v2.1, whole genome shotgun sequence encodes:
- the LOC107898471 gene encoding calcium-binding protein CML38: MDKHQEYERVFNHFDENKDGKISPAELQQCVKAIGGELSREEAEVAVEVLDTDGDGLLGLEDFIRLVEEVGEEEKVNDLKEAFKMYETEGCGCITPKSLKRMLSRLGESRTLEECKSMIAQFDLNGDGVLNFDEFRVMML; encoded by the coding sequence ATGGACAAACACCAAGAATACGAGAGGGTATTTAATCACTTCGATGAGAATAAAGATGGGAAGATATCCCCAGCGGAGCTTCAACAGTGCGTGAAGGCTATAGGAGGGGAGCTGTCGCGGGAAGAGGCGGAGGTGGCGGTGGAGGTGTTGGATACGGACGGGGATGGATTGTTGGGGTTGGAGGACTTCATTAGGTTAGTGGAAGAAGTAGGAGAGGAAGAGAAAGTGAATGATTTGAAAGAGGCTTTCAAGATGTATGAGACGGAAGGTTGTGGGTGTATTACGCCAAAGAGTTTGAAGAGGATGCTTAGTAGATTGGGTGAGTCTAGAACTTTAGAGGAATGTAAATCCATGATTGCTCAGTTTGATCTTAATGGCGATGGAGTCCtcaattttgatgaatttagagTCATGATGTTATGA
- the LOC107899714 gene encoding uncharacterized protein At3g27210, giving the protein MGSCVSVHKSSQESAMKLGLSLEPKTDSLIIPPSPVKEKPAAANGDFALKSQSSSTFKDLGSKDETFFDSRAYLDSDCEDDFVSVNGDFTPSHSNTPVHQSFSVGTSQVNKVGDDGSPGSVSETSPSGKKKKLVELFQESIRDDHDTSESNTSSNQDTANEKIVKPTIQDILPPKSADGTPYVSGANSCCSSERTVNGDNPIFKEKPLRSVQCCLPSLVSCSSFSERKKKMSPAIAANNKP; this is encoded by the exons atgggTTCATGTGTTTCAGTGCATAAGAGCTCTCAAGAGTCTGCCATGAAACTTGGGCTTTCTTTAGAGCCTAAAACAGATAGCCTTATCATTCCACCTTCACCTGTTAAAGAGAAACCTGCTGCTGCCAATGGTGACTTTGCACTTAAATCTCAATCTTCCTCTACTTTTAAAGATTTAG GTAGTAAAGATGAAACTTTTTTTGATTCCCGAGCGTATCTCGATTCAGATTGTGAGGATGATTTCGTTAGTGTCAATGGGG ATTTTACTCCTTCTCATAGTAATACCCCAGTTCATCAGAGCTTCTCTGTGGGGACATCTCAAGTTAACAAAGTCGGTGATGATGGATCTCCAGGGTCAGTTTCTGAAACATCCCCATCAGGAAAGAAAAAGAAGCTGGTTGAACTATTCCAAGAGAGCATTAGGGATGACCACGATACTTCCGAGTCAAATACCTCAAGCAACCAGGACACTGCCAATGAAAAGATAGTCAAACCAACTATCCAAGACATACTACCTCCAAAATCCGCAGATGGTACCCCTTATGTCTCTGGAGCTAACTCTTGCTGCAGTAGTGAAAGGACTGTGAACGGAGATAACCCTATCTTTAAAGAGAAGCCATTAAGGTCCGTACAGTGTTGCCTTCCCAGCTTGGTTTCATGCAGTAGTTTTAGtgagaggaagaagaagatgagcCCTGCAATAGCTGCAAACAATAAGCCGTAA
- the LOC107899712 gene encoding protein LYK2 — translation MASVMSKIYLRALVLLIWLLISPLGQNLLSCNVTSPDALGYRCGINGSEDQCGTFAVLRATSYYSSLSNLSFYLGFNRVAIAEANGFSAQTEFLPRDQPLLLPIDCKCNNGFFHADLTKATIKGESFYGIAESLQGLTTCKAIQDKNPGVSPWGLGDKVRLVVPLRCACPSPSEVALKARLLLSYPVSPGDTISNLAAAFNTTSEAIISANNRSLETFEPESLATLTSLLIPLNGEPLPHFPETSIPIINPQKKKPRMWEAGVYIAVSGVVIGTIIAVAATFLVIRLKRKKKKQNLSKDDDLELQQLSLSVPTASEKKVSFAGSQDAGDGRLIDSVTPRKALLELYTIEELRKATEDFNPSTHIEGSVYHGHLNGKNMAIRRTRTENISKVETRFFTDATHHHPNIIRLLGTCVTEGSHPFLVFEYAKNGSLKDWLHGGLAMKNQFIASCYCFLTWKQRLKISFDIAVALQYMHQVMNPSYVHRDIKSRNIFLDEDLNAKIGNFGMARCVEDDTKYPDLSTNPSSWSLGYLAPEYLHQGVISPGIDIFAYGIVLLEILSGQTPISRPDKKGGGNVWLSEKIKVILQSESADELRAWMDSALGENYSFDTAVTLANLARACTEEDPCLRPSAGEIVDRLSRLVEESTEGEHTLIFESSSKPLVNTSSTTSNL, via the coding sequence ATGGCATCTGTAATGAGTAAAATATACTTGAGAGCTTTGGTCTTATTAATATGGTTACTTATCTCTCCACTTGGACAGAACTTGCTTAGCTGTAACGTTACATCTCCAGATGCTTTGGGTTACCGTTGTGGTATAAATGGATCAGAGGATCAATGCGGCACGTTCGCGGTGCTTCGAGCTACTTCATACTACTCATCTCTTTCCAATCTGAGCTTTTATTTAGGCTTCAACAGGGTTGCAATTGCTGAAGCTAATGGCTTCTCTGCACAAACTGAGTTTCTACCAAGAGATCAGCCTTTGCTGTTGCCAATTGATTGTAAATGCAACAATGGTTTTTTCCATGCTGATTTAACAAAAGCTACAATCAAAGGGGAGAGCTTCTATGGTATTGCTGAATCACTGCAAGGCTTGACAACCTGCAAAGCAATCCAAGACAAGAATCCCGGGGTCTCACCATGGGGTCTTGGTGACAAAGTCCGGTTAGTGGTACCACTAAGATGCGCATGTCCGTCGCCGTCTGAAGTCGCTTTGAAAGCAAGGCTCTTACTTTCTTACCCTGTAAGTCCAGGTGATACAATTTCTAACTTGGCTGCTGCCTTCAATACAACCTCAGAAGCTATAATATCTGCAAATAACAGATCTTTAGAGACCTTTGAACCTGAAAGTTTAGCTACTCTTACATCTCTTTTGATTCCACTTAATGGTGAGCCCCTTCCGCATTTTCCAGAAACCAGCATTCCTATAATTAACCCGCAGAAGAAAAAACCAAGGATGTGGGAAGCGGGAGTTTATATTGCTGTAAGTGGTGTTGTAATTGGGACTATCATTGCTGTTGCAGCAACCTTCTTGGTGATCCGATTGAAgaggaaaaagaagaagcaaaactTAAGCAAGGATGATGATTTGGAACTGCAGCAGCTTAGCTTAAGTGTGCCGACTGCAAGCGAGAAGAAAGTCTCGTTTGCAGGATCTCAGGATGCCGGAGACGGTCGGCTGATAGACAGTGTTACACCTCGTAAGGCGCTGCTGGAGTTATATACCATAGAGGAGCTCAGGAAAGCTACCGAGGATTTCAATCCGAGTACTCATATAGAGGGAAGTGTGTATCATGGTCATCTCAATGGGAAAAACATGGCAATAAGGCGCACTAGAACAGAAAATATTTCAAAGGTTGAGACTAGATTCTTTACTGATGCAACTCATCACCACCCAAACATAATTAGATTACTCGGAACATGTGTGACTGAGGGCTCCCATCCATTTTTGGTCTTTGAATATGCAAAAAATGGTTCCTTGAAGGATTGGTTACATGGTGGATTGGCAATGAAAAATCAGTTCATAGCCTCATGTTACTGCTTCTTGACATGGAAGCAAAGGCTGAAGATCAGTTTCGATATAGCCGTGGCATTACAGTATATGCATCAAGTTATGAATCCAAGCTATGTTCATAGAGATATCAAGAGCCGAAACATATTCCTGGATGAAGATTTGAATGCAAAGATTGGGAACTTTGGTATGGCAAGGTGTGTTGAAGATGATACAAAATATCCTGATCTTTCAACAAACCCTTCCAGTTGGAGCTTGGGTTATCTAGCTCCTGAGTATCTTCACCAAGGTGTGATCTCCCCAGGCATTGACATATTTGCTTATGGGATAGTTTTGCTCGAAATCTTATCGGGACAAACCCCGATAAGCCGACCGGATAAGAAAGGAGGCGGGAACGTTTGGCTTTCGGAGAAAATCAAGGTCATATTACAATCAGAAAGTGCAGATGAGTTAAGGGCATGGATGGACAGTGCATTAGGGGAGAATTACTCATTTGATACGGCAGTCACATTGGCAAACCTTGCAAGAGCTTGCACTGAAGAAGACCCTTGTTTGAGACCAAGTGCTGGAGAGATCGTTGACAGGTTATCAAGATTGGTGGAAGAATCAACAGAAGGAGAACACACATTGATCTTCGAAAGCTCTTCCAAACCTCTGGTAAACACATCATCCACAACATCCAATCtgtga